From Solibacillus isronensis, the proteins below share one genomic window:
- a CDS encoding YceI family protein, with product MAKWQIDQAHSTIGFEVKHMMVSKVKGQFTNYSADVEVDNLEDLTSAQIEITIDTTSINTNNEDRDNHLKSAEFFDIEQFPDIKFKSASITKDGDDYKVSGDLTIKDVTKPAVFDVEYGGKGTNPWGVEVYGFEAETKIDREEFGLTWNAALETGGVLVGKDIKIKVELELNPAQ from the coding sequence ATGGCAAAATGGCAAATCGATCAGGCACACTCAACAATAGGTTTTGAAGTCAAGCATATGATGGTGTCGAAAGTTAAAGGTCAGTTTACGAATTATTCAGCGGATGTAGAAGTTGATAATTTAGAAGATTTAACATCGGCACAAATTGAAATTACTATCGATACGACAAGTATTAATACAAATAATGAAGATCGTGACAACCACTTAAAATCAGCGGAATTCTTTGATATTGAGCAATTCCCTGACATTAAATTTAAATCAGCAAGCATCACAAAAGACGGTGACGACTATAAAGTCTCGGGCGATTTGACAATTAAAGATGTAACAAAACCGGCCGTATTTGATGTGGAATATGGCGGTAAAGGAACTAATCCATGGGGTGTTGAAGTTTACGGTTTTGAAGCGGAAACGAAAATTGACCGTGAAGAATTCGGCCTTACATGGAATGCTGCACTAGAAACAGGCGGCGTTTT
- a CDS encoding FMN-binding negative transcriptional regulator, which produces MYIPKQYQLTDEQKIHKIIKEYSFATVVSIHQGVPEATHLPLFLSEDSKFLYGHFARANTQWKDILNQQVLAVFNGPHSYISSSWYETKDSVPTWNYVSVHVKGFIEMMEDEEEIRRSLHHLIEKYETPNSSYDVNDVDSKYMTGLLKGIVPFKLRISSIEAAAKLSQGHSKERQKLVIDELLKRNDGFDEIIAKLMLEN; this is translated from the coding sequence ATGTATATTCCAAAGCAGTATCAGTTAACAGATGAGCAAAAGATTCATAAGATTATTAAAGAATATAGTTTTGCGACAGTTGTTTCCATTCATCAAGGGGTACCGGAAGCCACTCATTTACCGCTCTTTTTAAGTGAAGATAGCAAGTTTCTTTACGGCCATTTTGCACGTGCCAACACACAGTGGAAAGATATTCTCAATCAACAGGTGCTCGCGGTTTTTAATGGCCCCCATAGCTACATCTCCTCTTCCTGGTACGAAACAAAAGATTCAGTACCAACGTGGAACTATGTATCTGTCCATGTAAAGGGGTTTATCGAAATGATGGAGGACGAGGAAGAAATCCGGAGATCTCTTCACCATTTAATTGAAAAGTATGAAACTCCGAATAGCTCCTATGATGTAAATGATGTTGACTCCAAATATATGACCGGCTTATTGAAAGGCATTGTGCCGTTCAAATTACGAATAAGCTCCATTGAAGCTGCGGCAAAATTGAGCCAAGGTCATTCGAAAGAACGCCAAAAACTTGTCATCGATGAATTACTAAAACGGAATGACGGTTTTGATGAAATTATCGCTAAATTAATGCTGGAAAATTAA
- a CDS encoding M3 family oligoendopeptidase, with protein sequence MVNVKYPEVWDLDVFFPGGSASPQLIEHIESLTPKLEVLKEKIDKFEVPQNSDAALEIQSVLESIKEVMLHISQAGAMLSCLTAQDTTDRDALLLQGQLSGIAANSSPILESFNQKLGKIEQSTFEALLQTEELAQFEFILTEWREKSKESLSEEEEALISALGVDGYSSWGQLYNMLIGDIKVEVEVDGEKKLLSVGQANNLSSHKDRTVRKAAFEALEKVFTEREEFFAKTLNHLAGFRLAVYKKRGWDSVTKEPLQINRMKQETIDAMWGAITSRKSTFAGYLQHKANLLGTENLDWFDFDAPVTDSTATMSYQEGAEFILKHFGRFGSEMESFARTAFEDGWIEAEDRDNKRPGGFCTGMPLSEQSRIFMTYSGSMSNVSTLAHELGHAFHSYALRPVHPLNRRYAMNVAETASTFAEMIVADAAVEEATTEQEKIALLEDKIQRSVAFFMNIHARYLFETRFYDERKKGIVSTKRLNELMEEAQIEAHAGGLGETHPHFWASKMHFYITGVPFYNFPYTFGYLFSLSIYAKAKEEGKGFEEKYMALLRDTAIMTVEELAMKHLGEDITKEDFWLKGISLCEKDVEEFIALTSK encoded by the coding sequence ATGGTAAATGTTAAATATCCTGAAGTTTGGGATTTGGATGTTTTTTTCCCTGGTGGTAGTGCTTCTCCACAATTAATCGAGCATATTGAAAGTTTGACACCTAAACTGGAAGTATTAAAAGAGAAAATTGACAAATTCGAAGTACCTCAAAATAGTGATGCTGCATTAGAAATCCAATCGGTATTGGAAAGCATCAAAGAAGTAATGCTGCATATTTCCCAGGCAGGGGCGATGCTTTCTTGCTTAACTGCACAAGACACGACGGATCGTGATGCATTACTATTGCAAGGCCAATTATCAGGGATAGCGGCAAATTCATCGCCGATTCTGGAAAGCTTCAATCAAAAATTGGGTAAAATCGAACAGTCAACTTTCGAAGCATTATTGCAGACAGAAGAATTGGCTCAATTCGAATTCATCTTAACGGAATGGCGCGAAAAATCGAAAGAGTCATTATCGGAAGAAGAAGAAGCGCTAATTTCAGCATTAGGTGTTGATGGATACAGTTCTTGGGGCCAGCTTTATAACATGCTGATCGGCGATATTAAAGTGGAAGTAGAAGTGGACGGCGAAAAGAAATTACTTTCAGTTGGACAAGCGAACAATTTAAGTTCGCATAAGGACCGCACAGTGCGAAAAGCGGCATTTGAAGCATTGGAAAAAGTGTTTACAGAGCGTGAAGAGTTCTTTGCAAAAACATTAAATCACTTGGCAGGTTTCCGGTTAGCCGTTTATAAAAAGCGCGGCTGGGACTCAGTAACAAAAGAGCCGCTACAAATTAACCGCATGAAACAGGAAACAATCGATGCGATGTGGGGTGCCATTACATCTCGTAAGTCGACATTTGCAGGTTATTTGCAGCATAAAGCAAATCTGTTAGGTACAGAGAATTTAGACTGGTTTGACTTTGATGCACCGGTCACGGATTCAACAGCTACAATGTCATATCAGGAAGGTGCTGAGTTTATCCTGAAGCATTTTGGCCGCTTTGGTTCAGAAATGGAAAGCTTTGCACGTACAGCGTTTGAAGACGGGTGGATTGAAGCGGAAGACCGTGATAATAAACGTCCAGGCGGTTTCTGTACAGGAATGCCGTTATCAGAGCAATCTCGTATTTTCATGACTTACTCCGGATCGATGTCAAATGTTTCCACACTGGCACATGAACTGGGACATGCTTTCCATTCGTATGCACTGCGCCCTGTTCATCCATTGAACCGCCGCTATGCAATGAATGTTGCTGAAACAGCTTCAACGTTCGCAGAAATGATTGTTGCAGATGCAGCAGTTGAAGAAGCAACAACTGAACAGGAAAAGATTGCGTTACTGGAAGATAAAATTCAGCGTTCAGTTGCTTTCTTTATGAATATCCATGCGCGTTACTTGTTTGAAACTCGTTTTTATGATGAGCGCAAAAAAGGCATTGTATCAACGAAACGCTTGAACGAACTGATGGAAGAAGCTCAAATTGAAGCACATGCAGGCGGGTTAGGGGAAACACATCCGCATTTCTGGGCATCAAAAATGCACTTCTATATTACAGGTGTACCGTTCTATAACTTCCCGTACACATTTGGTTATTTATTCTCATTAAGCATTTACGCGAAAGCAAAAGAAGAAGGTAAAGGCTTTGAAGAGAAGTATATGGCTCTGTTGCGTGACACAGCGATCATGACAGTTGAAGAATTGGCAATGAAGCATTTAGGCGAAGACATTACGAAAGAAGATTTCTGGTTAAAAGGAATCTCACTTTGCGAAAAAGATGTCGAGGAATTTATTGCGTTAACATCGAAATAG
- a CDS encoding ABC transporter permease has product MITGQLGRAFQLAEKHKLDVNTILELTKIIAKEVNGAQKIEDKILLQMIQILENNKTILREAT; this is encoded by the coding sequence ATGATAACCGGTCAGTTAGGGCGAGCATTCCAATTAGCGGAAAAACATAAGCTCGACGTAAATACAATTTTGGAATTAACGAAAATTATTGCAAAAGAAGTAAATGGTGCTCAAAAAATTGAGGACAAAATTTTACTGCAAATGATTCAAATTCTGGAAAACAACAAAACAATTCTTAGGGAGGCAACATAA
- the rsgA gene encoding ribosome small subunit-dependent GTPase A, with protein sequence MNLQQLGFTAFFETQLQTLSIDMTTKLVGRVILEHKHSYRVLTEQGEFLATVSGNFAYHAFSRKDYPAVGDFVVIEQMPGEERAIIHHLFDRKSKFTRKMAGLEVDEQIVATNVDLILLVMSLNDDFNIRRLERYLVAGWDSGATPAIVLTKADLCEDVTPYLKEIESVAFGVDIMTVSAQTGEGIASLHALLTEGKTAALLGSSGAGKSTLTNALLNTEQMKVSTIREDDAKGRHTTTHRELVVLPSGACLIDTPGMRELQLWDQGDSLTASFSDIEQITENCRFRDCKHKNEPGCAVLQAVEKGELDAARLTSFFKLQRELAYIEKKANTDAQLAEKRKWKQLSKSIKKMR encoded by the coding sequence TTGAATTTACAACAATTAGGTTTTACAGCATTTTTTGAAACACAACTACAAACATTATCGATTGATATGACGACAAAGCTTGTTGGACGCGTCATACTCGAACATAAACACTCTTACCGTGTCCTGACAGAACAGGGCGAATTTTTGGCAACGGTATCCGGAAACTTTGCATACCACGCCTTTTCAAGAAAAGATTACCCGGCTGTAGGCGATTTTGTCGTTATTGAACAAATGCCGGGAGAAGAACGTGCCATTATTCATCATTTATTTGATCGGAAATCCAAATTTACAAGAAAAATGGCAGGTCTAGAAGTCGATGAACAAATTGTGGCAACAAATGTTGATCTCATATTACTTGTTATGAGTTTAAATGATGATTTCAATATACGCCGTTTAGAACGCTATTTAGTTGCTGGATGGGATTCAGGGGCAACACCGGCTATTGTATTAACGAAAGCGGATTTATGCGAGGATGTCACACCGTATTTAAAAGAAATCGAATCGGTTGCTTTCGGTGTGGATATTATGACGGTGAGTGCGCAGACTGGTGAAGGAATCGCTTCATTACATGCGCTGTTAACTGAAGGGAAAACTGCCGCATTACTCGGTTCTTCCGGTGCAGGGAAATCAACACTTACAAACGCTTTATTAAACACAGAACAAATGAAAGTGTCGACAATCCGTGAAGATGATGCAAAAGGTCGCCATACGACGACACACCGGGAACTTGTTGTTTTACCATCCGGTGCTTGCCTGATTGACACTCCTGGAATGCGGGAGTTACAGCTTTGGGATCAGGGGGACAGTCTAACTGCAAGTTTTTCCGATATTGAACAGATTACAGAAAACTGCAGATTTCGCGACTGTAAGCATAAAAATGAACCCGGTTGTGCTGTATTGCAGGCAGTTGAAAAAGGAGAACTTGATGCTGCAAGATTGACGAGCTTTTTTAAACTGCAGCGGGAACTTGCCTATATTGAGAAAAAGGCGAATACGGATGCCCAGCTTGCTGAAAAACGTAAATGGAAGCAACTATCAAAAAGCATAAAGAAAATGAGATAA
- a CDS encoding DUF378 domain-containing protein, which produces MGALYRIALVLVIIGAINWGLIGFFKFDLVASLFGGQTAGLSRIIYALVGLAGLACIPLLMKNLDEEDNATVTHTRATNRPNYNMEAGKEADFSEYAKQKNKNNNNNNDNKEK; this is translated from the coding sequence ATGGGAGCATTATATAGAATTGCCCTCGTACTTGTAATTATTGGAGCAATTAACTGGGGACTTATCGGCTTTTTCAAATTTGATTTAGTCGCATCATTATTCGGCGGTCAAACTGCCGGGTTATCACGGATTATTTATGCACTTGTCGGTCTTGCCGGTCTTGCATGTATTCCTCTGTTAATGAAAAATCTTGACGAAGAAGACAATGCAACCGTTACTCATACAAGAGCAACGAACAGACCGAATTATAATATGGAAGCTGGTAAGGAAGCCGATTTCTCAGAATATGCAAAGCAAAAAAACAAAAACAACAATAACAATAACGACAATAAAGAGAAGTAA
- a CDS encoding nucleoid-associated protein, translating to MNEVETTLSIQMKRMAVTLLDMQQSRFVSASETMDLSALQYEVYNQFFESYIDATMNSPKSVACKFLDRDNDILTKMNRYVEYPDDTHFLSLANDLSNKLYQIMQTVSNSNGSVFVAHIELIGEDYILLLKLDPKDAVQIDLETLHLKTIENILPDASSRVQKCALIRMNYDPLEENVYVLDKQSDGEPAKFFMETFLQATPIASDKKKTKMLMKELYEKIAESINEEETLHLQRAIDEEFEHGKYIELDASVHNIYEAIAPPENREDFVEQGAKLFINEFTDRNPDFTPTFEVKRDDLHVVYKSAEGEILFRYDKGLDNIDVKHDQVSGTYTITIRDADTVGFTLHKKPL from the coding sequence ATGAATGAAGTTGAAACAACATTATCAATCCAAATGAAACGGATGGCTGTTACATTGCTGGATATGCAGCAAAGCCGTTTTGTATCTGCAAGTGAGACAATGGATTTATCCGCACTTCAATATGAAGTGTATAATCAGTTCTTTGAATCATACATAGATGCAACGATGAATAGTCCGAAATCTGTTGCATGTAAATTTTTAGACCGTGACAATGATATTCTGACTAAAATGAACCGTTATGTAGAATATCCTGATGATACCCATTTCTTATCGCTAGCCAATGATTTATCAAATAAACTGTATCAAATTATGCAAACGGTATCGAACAGTAACGGCTCGGTCTTTGTCGCGCATATCGAACTTATTGGCGAAGACTATATTCTACTGTTAAAGCTGGATCCAAAAGACGCGGTACAGATTGATTTGGAAACACTGCATTTGAAAACAATCGAAAATATTTTGCCTGATGCATCGAGTCGTGTACAAAAATGTGCACTCATTCGAATGAATTATGATCCGCTCGAAGAAAATGTTTATGTATTGGATAAACAATCGGATGGCGAACCGGCGAAGTTTTTCATGGAAACTTTCTTGCAGGCCACTCCGATCGCGTCCGACAAAAAGAAAACAAAAATGCTCATGAAGGAATTATATGAGAAAATCGCGGAATCGATCAATGAAGAGGAGACTCTCCACCTACAAAGAGCGATTGACGAGGAATTTGAACATGGCAAATATATTGAACTAGACGCATCGGTGCATAATATTTATGAAGCAATTGCACCACCTGAGAATCGGGAAGATTTCGTTGAACAAGGTGCCAAATTGTTTATCAATGAATTCACCGACCGCAATCCAGACTTCACGCCTACATTCGAAGTGAAACGGGATGATTTGCATGTTGTTTATAAATCGGCAGAAGGTGAAATTCTCTTCCGTTATGATAAAGGATTGGACAATATTGATGTAAAGCATGATCAAGTAAGCGGTACGTATACGATTACTATACGTGATGCGGATACAGTAGGATTTACGCTGCATAAAAAACCGCTATAA
- a CDS encoding GNAT family N-acetyltransferase translates to MNIQLIQCTNENLDALQTISRDTFYETFHEQNSEESMTAYLNTAFSAEKLTAELENKHSLFKLLFVNEELAGYLKVNTDEAQSELLGPDTLEVERIYILSCFQKLGLGKVLMDDAIKLANEMNKNKIWLGVWEKNMNAIAFYEKAGFVKTGFHSFFMGEEEQNDFIMTKHL, encoded by the coding sequence ATGAACATTCAACTAATACAATGTACTAACGAAAATTTAGACGCTTTACAAACAATCAGCCGGGATACGTTTTACGAAACGTTTCATGAGCAAAACAGCGAGGAAAGTATGACGGCTTATTTGAACACAGCTTTTTCAGCAGAAAAACTGACAGCTGAGCTTGAAAATAAACACTCACTATTTAAGTTACTGTTTGTAAATGAAGAGCTGGCAGGTTATTTAAAGGTCAATACAGATGAAGCACAGTCCGAACTGTTAGGGCCGGACACTCTGGAAGTGGAACGAATTTATATTTTAAGCTGTTTTCAGAAACTCGGTTTAGGGAAAGTATTGATGGATGATGCGATCAAACTGGCCAATGAAATGAATAAAAACAAAATATGGCTCGGTGTGTGGGAAAAAAATATGAACGCCATTGCGTTTTATGAAAAAGCGGGCTTTGTAAAAACAGGCTTCCATTCATTTTTCATGGGTGAAGAAGAACAAAACGATTTTATTATGACAAAACATTTGTGA
- the cls gene encoding cardiolipin synthase, producing MTVTGILTVTLFVLNILFALVLIFISRKSASSTWAWLFVLFFLPIFGFILYLLIGRNLQKKHFVRWHAVQQEETLESFQDQKNALEEGTYDFPNAITKKHEALIKMNVDYNHSLLSSKNDVKILSEGKEKFRSVIEDIENAKQTIHIQYYIYKMDDVGKSIFNALVKKAKEGIEVQMMYDDLGSRTLRKKDLKKLTDAGGQVEAYFSSYFKLFNPRINFRNHRKLIIIDGRVGYIGGFNVGNEYACLDDDIGYWRDTHLRIEGNSVYNMQAHFLFDWYQARKEELTEIEQRYFPTFTVDADTPVQIVSSGPDTDFESIKNSYIRMILSAKKYVYIQSPYFVPDEPFMHAVQIAASSGVDVRIMTPEVTDHAFVYGANSAYSGDLLEVGGRVYRYKKGFLHAKMIVIDDEVATIGTANIDVRSFSLNFEINAILYDANLAIQCRELFEADIKESFELTKEQYDARKTWTKIRESVSRLLSPIL from the coding sequence ATGACAGTCACTGGTATTTTAACCGTCACCTTATTTGTATTAAATATATTGTTTGCTCTCGTATTAATATTCATCAGCCGAAAAAGCGCATCATCTACATGGGCTTGGTTATTTGTACTCTTTTTCTTACCGATTTTTGGTTTTATTTTATATTTACTAATAGGTCGGAATTTACAGAAGAAACATTTTGTAAGGTGGCATGCGGTCCAGCAGGAGGAAACACTGGAATCATTCCAGGATCAAAAGAATGCGTTGGAAGAAGGGACATACGATTTTCCGAATGCTATTACAAAAAAGCATGAAGCCTTAATTAAGATGAACGTCGATTATAACCATTCTTTATTGAGTTCAAAAAATGATGTCAAAATACTGTCGGAAGGGAAAGAAAAATTCCGTTCGGTCATAGAAGATATCGAAAATGCAAAACAGACCATTCATATTCAGTACTACATCTATAAAATGGATGATGTCGGTAAAAGTATTTTCAATGCGCTCGTCAAAAAAGCGAAAGAGGGCATTGAAGTGCAGATGATGTACGACGATTTAGGTTCACGTACATTACGCAAAAAGGATCTGAAAAAATTAACGGATGCCGGAGGGCAGGTAGAAGCGTATTTTTCATCGTATTTTAAGCTGTTTAATCCACGTATTAATTTTAGGAATCACCGGAAACTTATTATTATTGACGGAAGGGTCGGATATATCGGCGGGTTTAATGTCGGGAATGAATATGCCTGTCTGGATGACGATATCGGGTATTGGCGCGATACGCATTTGAGAATCGAAGGTAATTCTGTTTATAATATGCAGGCTCATTTTCTATTTGACTGGTACCAGGCGAGAAAAGAAGAGCTGACTGAAATCGAACAAAGGTACTTCCCGACGTTTACCGTAGATGCAGACACACCTGTTCAAATTGTGTCGAGCGGTCCTGATACGGACTTTGAATCAATTAAAAACAGTTATATCCGAATGATTTTAAGTGCCAAAAAGTATGTTTATATTCAATCACCATATTTTGTACCGGACGAACCATTTATGCATGCGGTTCAAATTGCTGCTTCATCAGGTGTTGATGTGCGCATAATGACGCCCGAAGTAACCGATCATGCTTTCGTATATGGAGCCAATTCAGCATACAGCGGCGACTTATTGGAAGTTGGCGGTCGAGTATACCGTTATAAAAAGGGCTTCCTTCATGCAAAAATGATTGTCATTGACGATGAAGTGGCGACAATTGGTACGGCTAATATAGATGTCCGAAGTTTTAGCCTGAATTTTGAAATTAACGCCATTCTATATGATGCAAATTTAGCGATACAATGCAGAGAGCTGTTCGAAGCAGATATTAAGGAAAGTTTTGAATTAACGAAGGAGCAATACGACGCACGCAAAACTTGGACGAAAATTCGGGAATCCGTTTCGCGTTTATTATCACCGATTTTATAA
- a CDS encoding YpjP family protein, translating into MKKWIYKSLVVSVALLSFGLITPKHEIWANFDEDRHGKSALDRPSDNHISAAYQLDDIIVDEKPLPTTDDFVSAAKEQSYIKFGTKVGPVIEQQFETNIFPKIEEAIVMTVERVGNEKLRNLTVSEKPSGDYSEKIFHIVDSKSKTDVIRFHVRTENRPFDGYYYNFHYHTFEDNYSKHYDLGEIYWSKNTPPKWLS; encoded by the coding sequence TTGAAAAAATGGATTTACAAATCTCTTGTTGTCTCCGTTGCGTTATTATCGTTTGGTTTAATTACACCAAAGCATGAAATTTGGGCCAATTTTGATGAAGACCGGCATGGCAAATCGGCATTGGATCGTCCAAGCGACAACCATATTTCAGCTGCCTATCAGTTGGATGATATTATCGTTGATGAAAAACCGCTGCCAACTACAGATGACTTTGTGTCTGCTGCAAAAGAACAATCATACATAAAATTTGGAACAAAAGTCGGACCGGTTATTGAACAACAATTCGAAACGAATATTTTCCCGAAAATCGAAGAAGCTATTGTAATGACTGTGGAACGAGTTGGTAATGAAAAACTGCGTAACTTAACGGTTTCCGAAAAACCGAGTGGAGATTATTCAGAAAAAATCTTCCACATTGTTGACAGCAAATCAAAAACAGACGTAATCCGCTTCCATGTGCGAACAGAGAACCGTCCTTTTGATGGCTACTATTACAATTTCCACTATCATACGTTTGAAGACAACTATTCAAAGCATTACGACCTTGGCGAGATTTACTGGAGCAAAAACACACCGCCTAAGTGGTTATCATAG